In the genome of bacterium, one region contains:
- the panC gene encoding pantoate--beta-alanine ligase, producing MQIIKNIGEMQTWSNNVRKENRTIGFVPTMGYFHEGHLNLMREARKQCDRVVVSIYVNPTQFGPQEDFTQYPRDLNHDISLAEPIGIDCLFIPSDEQIYPEGYQTYVTVEQLSKRLCGKSRPGHFRGVATIVTKLLNIVQPDTLYLGQKDAQQAILLSKMVQDLNIPVKVVILPTTRECDGLAMSSRNKYLSDNERRQAVVLYQSLQLAQSIIKQGEKNAARIIQAMQQLISSQPDARIDYVSIVDPKTLDDVNVITEPVLIAIAVYIGKTRLIDNIIIE from the coding sequence ATGCAGATTATTAAAAATATTGGTGAAATGCAAACCTGGTCGAATAATGTTCGCAAAGAGAATCGGACGATTGGGTTTGTTCCGACAATGGGCTATTTCCACGAAGGACATCTGAATTTAATGCGGGAAGCAAGGAAACAGTGTGACCGGGTTGTTGTAAGTATTTATGTAAATCCGACCCAATTCGGTCCGCAAGAAGATTTTACGCAATACCCCCGTGATTTAAATCACGATATAAGTTTAGCAGAACCGATTGGGATAGATTGTCTCTTTATCCCTTCTGATGAACAAATTTATCCAGAAGGATATCAGACCTATGTAACCGTTGAGCAGTTAAGCAAACGTTTATGTGGAAAAAGTCGACCAGGGCATTTTCGTGGAGTAGCAACGATTGTTACTAAATTATTGAATATCGTGCAACCGGATACGCTCTATCTAGGTCAAAAAGACGCGCAACAAGCGATATTACTCTCGAAAATGGTTCAAGATTTAAATATTCCAGTAAAGGTGGTTATTCTTCCTACAACGCGAGAATGCGATGGTTTAGCGATGAGTTCTAGAAATAAATACTTGTCAGATAATGAACGACGGCAAGCCGTGGTTCTCTATCAATCACTGCAACTTGCGCAATCGATAATTAAGCAAGGTGAAAAAAATGCGGCTCGTATCATTCAGGCGATGCAACAGTTAATTTCAAGTCAACCGGATGCGCGGATTGATTATGTTTCAATAGTTGACCCGAAAACTTTAGATGATGTAAACGTTATAACAGAACCGGTATTAATTGCAATAGCAGTATATATTGGAAAAACGAGATTGATAGACAACATTATTATTGAATAA